The Mercenaria mercenaria strain notata chromosome 8, MADL_Memer_1, whole genome shotgun sequence genome has a segment encoding these proteins:
- the LOC123522822 gene encoding long-chain-fatty-acid--CoA ligase ACSBG2-like isoform X4: MGNNSSVPVVATSIRMENGNPDRPTSYGDTVREKKDIDDLLPATSEWTTEMNGTVKIRMGDTGPASSKPTTIPTVLRNTVSRLPNHLALAVKRDGEWKKWTYKQYYDQSVQAAKSFIKLGLEPCHGMGILGFNSPEWYLSYIGAIFAGGKATGIYTTNSAEACEYVLSDCQANIIVVENHMQLQKIIKVWGNLPHLKAIVQYTGEVAERREGIYSWDEFLALSKEVPDSELENRFKMQAPNTCCSLIYTSGTTGNPKAVMISHDNCTWTAEQTGKQLQYREGTEISVTFLPLSHIAAQMLDILIPLRFGISVYFAQPDALKGTLVETLKEVRPTGLLAVPRVWEKIMEKMQGVAAQTTGVKRKIAVWAKEKGKKGAEAQRSGGRMPWGWGIANMLLFKKVRANLGLDRCRLVGSAAAPIMRETLEYFACLNIRIDECYGMSESSGPHTFCTDGAFRITSVGKELSGVQTKLDKPDEDGNGEICFYGRHVFMGYLNQVEKTKEAIDEQGWLHSGDVGKKDKDGFLYITGRIKELIITAGGENIAPVPVEDNVKEALHCVSNCMLIGDKRKFLSMLITLKCNMDLNTNEPLETLSPECLTWCKSVGSSATTVNEAIADQAVLKAIQAGIDKANDKSISRAARVQKWSILGADFSIPGGELGPTLKLRRPIVVKKYEKTIEGFYAE; encoded by the exons ATGGGGAATAATAGTTCAGTGCCAGTCGTCGCTACCTCAATCCGAATGGAAAATGGAAATCCGGACAGACCAACTAGTTATGGGGATACAGTCAGAGAAAAAAAAG ATATAGATGACCTGCTGCCAGCCACGTCAGAATGGACCACAGAGATGAATGGTACAGTGAAGATACGTATGGGAGACACTGGCCCAGCATCTTCAAAGCCGACCACTATTCCTACTGTGCTCAGGAATACTGTCAGCAGGTTACCAAATCATCTAGCTTTAG CTGTGAAAAGGGATGGTGAGTGGAAGAAGTGGACATACAAGCAATATTATGACCAGTCAGTCCAGGCGGCTAAAAGTTTTATAAAG CTTGGACTGGAACCTTGTCATGGTATGGGTATATTAGGATTTAATTCTCCAGAATGGTATCTGTCTTATATAGGAGCTATCTTTGCTGG gGGTAAAGCGACCGGGATTTACACAACTAACTCTGCAGAAGCATGTGAATATGTGTTGAGTGATTGTCAAGCTAATATTATTGTTGTAGAGAATCATATGCAGCTTCAGAAGATCATTAAAGTGTGGGGAAACTTGCCTCATTTAAAGGCTATAGTACAATACACAGGCGAAGTGGCGGAAAGAAGGGAAGGAATCTATTCT tggGATGAGTTTTTAGCCTTATCAAAAGAAGTACCTGACTCAGAATTAGAGAATCGATTCAAGATGCAGGCTCCTAACACATGCTGTTCTCTTATATACACG TCGGGAACAACTGGAAATCCTAAAGCTGTGATGATAAGCCATGATAAC TGTACATGGACAGCAGAACAAACGGGGAAACAATTACAATACAGGGAAGGCACGGAAATTAGCGTGACATTCCTTCCACTGAGTCACATTGCAGCACAGATGTTGGACATTCTGATACCACTCAGATTTGGCATTTCTGTTTATTTTGCTCAGCCAGATGCTTTAAAG GGAACACTAGTAGAAACTCTCAAAGAGGTGCGGCCAACAGGATTGCTTGCAGTGCCGAGGGTATGGGAGAAAATCATGGAGAAAATGCAGGGAGTTGCCGCCCAGACGACAGGTGTGAAACGTAAAATTGCTGTCTGGGCCAAGGAGAAGGGAAAGAAAGGAGCAGAGGCTCAAAGGAGTGG TGGAAGAATGCCTTGGGGGTGGGGTATTGCAAATATGCTGCTTTTCAAGAAAGTGCGAGCGAATTTGGGCCTAGATAGATGTCGTTTAGTGGGTTCAGCTGCGGCCCCTATCATGAGGGAGACACTGGAATATTTTGCCTGTCTCAACATTCGTATTGATGAATGTTACGGAATGAGTGAGAGTTCAG GTCCACACACATTCTGCACAGATGGGGCATTTAGAATCACAAGTGTTGGTAAAGAGTTATCTGGAGTGCAGACCAAATTAGACAAACCAGATGAAGATGGAAATGGTGAG ATCTGTTTCTATGGGAGACATGTGTTTATGGGATACCTGAACCAGGTTGAGAAGACTAAGGAAGCCATTGATGAACAAGGCTGGCTTCACTCGGGGGATGTTGGCAAGAAGGACAAAGATGGTTTTCTCTATATCACAGGCAGAATAAAAG AGTTGATTATTACCGCTGGAGGAGAGAATATTGCTCCAGTCCCCGTAGAGGACAATGTGAAAGAGGCGCTTCACTGTGTTAGTAACTGTATGTTGATAGGAGACAAGAGGAAATTTCTGTCCATGCTTATAACATTGAAG TGTAATATGGACCTAAATACAAATGAACCTTTAGAGACATTATCACCAGAATGTCTGACCTGGTGTAAATCTGTTGGAAGTTCGGCTACAACAGTGAATGAGGCAATTGCTGACCAAGCAGTTTTGAAG GCAATTCAAGCGGGTATAGACAAGGCGAATGATAAGTCAATATCAAGAGCAGCTAGGGTACAGAAGTGGTCCATTCTTGGGGCAGATTTCTCAATTCCCGGTGGAGAGCTTG GACCAACACTGAAGTTAAGGAGACCAATTGTAGTGAAGAAATATGAAAAGACAATAGAGGGCTTCTACGCTGAATAA
- the LOC123522822 gene encoding long-chain-fatty-acid--CoA ligase ACSBG2-like isoform X2, whose translation METATVESQSETKTQEDVISDAKSAENVKPQGDQTSEVIVTPTDAAAAGDIDITFGKGDNMGNNSSVPVVATSIRMENGNPDRPTSYGDTVREKKDIDDLLPATSEWTTEMNGTVKIRMGDTGPASSKPTTIPTVLRNTVSRLPNHLALAVKRDGEWKKWTYKQYYDQSVQAAKSFIKLGLEPCHGMGILGFNSPEWYLSYIGAIFAGGKATGIYTTNSAEACEYVLSDCQANIIVVENHMQLQKIIKVWGNLPHLKAIVQYTGEVAERREGIYSWDEFLALSKEVPDSELENRFKMQAPNTCCSLIYTSGTTGNPKAVMISHDNCTWTAEQTGKQLQYREGTEISVTFLPLSHIAAQMLDILIPLRFGISVYFAQPDALKGTLVETLKEVRPTGLLAVPRVWEKIMEKMQGVAAQTTGVKRKIAVWAKEKGKKGAEAQRSGGRMPWGWGIANMLLFKKVRANLGLDRCRLVGSAAAPIMRETLEYFACLNIRIDECYGMSESSGPHTFCTDGAFRITSVGKELSGVQTKLDKPDEDGNGEICFYGRHVFMGYLNQVEKTKEAIDEQGWLHSGDVGKKDKDGFLYITGRIKELIITAGGENIAPVPVEDNVKEALHCVSNCMLIGDKRKFLSMLITLKCNMDLNTNEPLETLSPECLTWCKSVGSSATTVNEAIADQAVLKAIQAGIDKANDKSISRAARVQKWSILGADFSIPGGELGPTLKLRRPIVVKKYEKTIEGFYAE comes from the exons TGATGCAAAATCTGCCGAGAATGTGAAACCTCAAGGAGACCAAACGTCAGAAGTGATCGTCACACCTACTGATGCTGCTGCAGCCGGAGATATTGATATAACATTCGGTAAAGGTGACAATATGGGGAATAATAGTTCAGTGCCAGTCGTCGCTACCTCAATCCGAATGGAAAATGGAAATCCGGACAGACCAACTAGTTATGGGGATACAGTCAGAGAAAAAAAAG ATATAGATGACCTGCTGCCAGCCACGTCAGAATGGACCACAGAGATGAATGGTACAGTGAAGATACGTATGGGAGACACTGGCCCAGCATCTTCAAAGCCGACCACTATTCCTACTGTGCTCAGGAATACTGTCAGCAGGTTACCAAATCATCTAGCTTTAG CTGTGAAAAGGGATGGTGAGTGGAAGAAGTGGACATACAAGCAATATTATGACCAGTCAGTCCAGGCGGCTAAAAGTTTTATAAAG CTTGGACTGGAACCTTGTCATGGTATGGGTATATTAGGATTTAATTCTCCAGAATGGTATCTGTCTTATATAGGAGCTATCTTTGCTGG gGGTAAAGCGACCGGGATTTACACAACTAACTCTGCAGAAGCATGTGAATATGTGTTGAGTGATTGTCAAGCTAATATTATTGTTGTAGAGAATCATATGCAGCTTCAGAAGATCATTAAAGTGTGGGGAAACTTGCCTCATTTAAAGGCTATAGTACAATACACAGGCGAAGTGGCGGAAAGAAGGGAAGGAATCTATTCT tggGATGAGTTTTTAGCCTTATCAAAAGAAGTACCTGACTCAGAATTAGAGAATCGATTCAAGATGCAGGCTCCTAACACATGCTGTTCTCTTATATACACG TCGGGAACAACTGGAAATCCTAAAGCTGTGATGATAAGCCATGATAAC TGTACATGGACAGCAGAACAAACGGGGAAACAATTACAATACAGGGAAGGCACGGAAATTAGCGTGACATTCCTTCCACTGAGTCACATTGCAGCACAGATGTTGGACATTCTGATACCACTCAGATTTGGCATTTCTGTTTATTTTGCTCAGCCAGATGCTTTAAAG GGAACACTAGTAGAAACTCTCAAAGAGGTGCGGCCAACAGGATTGCTTGCAGTGCCGAGGGTATGGGAGAAAATCATGGAGAAAATGCAGGGAGTTGCCGCCCAGACGACAGGTGTGAAACGTAAAATTGCTGTCTGGGCCAAGGAGAAGGGAAAGAAAGGAGCAGAGGCTCAAAGGAGTGG TGGAAGAATGCCTTGGGGGTGGGGTATTGCAAATATGCTGCTTTTCAAGAAAGTGCGAGCGAATTTGGGCCTAGATAGATGTCGTTTAGTGGGTTCAGCTGCGGCCCCTATCATGAGGGAGACACTGGAATATTTTGCCTGTCTCAACATTCGTATTGATGAATGTTACGGAATGAGTGAGAGTTCAG GTCCACACACATTCTGCACAGATGGGGCATTTAGAATCACAAGTGTTGGTAAAGAGTTATCTGGAGTGCAGACCAAATTAGACAAACCAGATGAAGATGGAAATGGTGAG ATCTGTTTCTATGGGAGACATGTGTTTATGGGATACCTGAACCAGGTTGAGAAGACTAAGGAAGCCATTGATGAACAAGGCTGGCTTCACTCGGGGGATGTTGGCAAGAAGGACAAAGATGGTTTTCTCTATATCACAGGCAGAATAAAAG AGTTGATTATTACCGCTGGAGGAGAGAATATTGCTCCAGTCCCCGTAGAGGACAATGTGAAAGAGGCGCTTCACTGTGTTAGTAACTGTATGTTGATAGGAGACAAGAGGAAATTTCTGTCCATGCTTATAACATTGAAG TGTAATATGGACCTAAATACAAATGAACCTTTAGAGACATTATCACCAGAATGTCTGACCTGGTGTAAATCTGTTGGAAGTTCGGCTACAACAGTGAATGAGGCAATTGCTGACCAAGCAGTTTTGAAG GCAATTCAAGCGGGTATAGACAAGGCGAATGATAAGTCAATATCAAGAGCAGCTAGGGTACAGAAGTGGTCCATTCTTGGGGCAGATTTCTCAATTCCCGGTGGAGAGCTTG GACCAACACTGAAGTTAAGGAGACCAATTGTAGTGAAGAAATATGAAAAGACAATAGAGGGCTTCTACGCTGAATAA
- the LOC123522822 gene encoding long-chain-fatty-acid--CoA ligase ACSBG2-like isoform X1, which produces METATVESQSETKTQEDVIREKLLKRIQTDIIGSSDAKSAENVKPQGDQTSEVIVTPTDAAAAGDIDITFGKGDNMGNNSSVPVVATSIRMENGNPDRPTSYGDTVREKKDIDDLLPATSEWTTEMNGTVKIRMGDTGPASSKPTTIPTVLRNTVSRLPNHLALAVKRDGEWKKWTYKQYYDQSVQAAKSFIKLGLEPCHGMGILGFNSPEWYLSYIGAIFAGGKATGIYTTNSAEACEYVLSDCQANIIVVENHMQLQKIIKVWGNLPHLKAIVQYTGEVAERREGIYSWDEFLALSKEVPDSELENRFKMQAPNTCCSLIYTSGTTGNPKAVMISHDNCTWTAEQTGKQLQYREGTEISVTFLPLSHIAAQMLDILIPLRFGISVYFAQPDALKGTLVETLKEVRPTGLLAVPRVWEKIMEKMQGVAAQTTGVKRKIAVWAKEKGKKGAEAQRSGGRMPWGWGIANMLLFKKVRANLGLDRCRLVGSAAAPIMRETLEYFACLNIRIDECYGMSESSGPHTFCTDGAFRITSVGKELSGVQTKLDKPDEDGNGEICFYGRHVFMGYLNQVEKTKEAIDEQGWLHSGDVGKKDKDGFLYITGRIKELIITAGGENIAPVPVEDNVKEALHCVSNCMLIGDKRKFLSMLITLKCNMDLNTNEPLETLSPECLTWCKSVGSSATTVNEAIADQAVLKAIQAGIDKANDKSISRAARVQKWSILGADFSIPGGELGPTLKLRRPIVVKKYEKTIEGFYAE; this is translated from the exons TGATGCAAAATCTGCCGAGAATGTGAAACCTCAAGGAGACCAAACGTCAGAAGTGATCGTCACACCTACTGATGCTGCTGCAGCCGGAGATATTGATATAACATTCGGTAAAGGTGACAATATGGGGAATAATAGTTCAGTGCCAGTCGTCGCTACCTCAATCCGAATGGAAAATGGAAATCCGGACAGACCAACTAGTTATGGGGATACAGTCAGAGAAAAAAAAG ATATAGATGACCTGCTGCCAGCCACGTCAGAATGGACCACAGAGATGAATGGTACAGTGAAGATACGTATGGGAGACACTGGCCCAGCATCTTCAAAGCCGACCACTATTCCTACTGTGCTCAGGAATACTGTCAGCAGGTTACCAAATCATCTAGCTTTAG CTGTGAAAAGGGATGGTGAGTGGAAGAAGTGGACATACAAGCAATATTATGACCAGTCAGTCCAGGCGGCTAAAAGTTTTATAAAG CTTGGACTGGAACCTTGTCATGGTATGGGTATATTAGGATTTAATTCTCCAGAATGGTATCTGTCTTATATAGGAGCTATCTTTGCTGG gGGTAAAGCGACCGGGATTTACACAACTAACTCTGCAGAAGCATGTGAATATGTGTTGAGTGATTGTCAAGCTAATATTATTGTTGTAGAGAATCATATGCAGCTTCAGAAGATCATTAAAGTGTGGGGAAACTTGCCTCATTTAAAGGCTATAGTACAATACACAGGCGAAGTGGCGGAAAGAAGGGAAGGAATCTATTCT tggGATGAGTTTTTAGCCTTATCAAAAGAAGTACCTGACTCAGAATTAGAGAATCGATTCAAGATGCAGGCTCCTAACACATGCTGTTCTCTTATATACACG TCGGGAACAACTGGAAATCCTAAAGCTGTGATGATAAGCCATGATAAC TGTACATGGACAGCAGAACAAACGGGGAAACAATTACAATACAGGGAAGGCACGGAAATTAGCGTGACATTCCTTCCACTGAGTCACATTGCAGCACAGATGTTGGACATTCTGATACCACTCAGATTTGGCATTTCTGTTTATTTTGCTCAGCCAGATGCTTTAAAG GGAACACTAGTAGAAACTCTCAAAGAGGTGCGGCCAACAGGATTGCTTGCAGTGCCGAGGGTATGGGAGAAAATCATGGAGAAAATGCAGGGAGTTGCCGCCCAGACGACAGGTGTGAAACGTAAAATTGCTGTCTGGGCCAAGGAGAAGGGAAAGAAAGGAGCAGAGGCTCAAAGGAGTGG TGGAAGAATGCCTTGGGGGTGGGGTATTGCAAATATGCTGCTTTTCAAGAAAGTGCGAGCGAATTTGGGCCTAGATAGATGTCGTTTAGTGGGTTCAGCTGCGGCCCCTATCATGAGGGAGACACTGGAATATTTTGCCTGTCTCAACATTCGTATTGATGAATGTTACGGAATGAGTGAGAGTTCAG GTCCACACACATTCTGCACAGATGGGGCATTTAGAATCACAAGTGTTGGTAAAGAGTTATCTGGAGTGCAGACCAAATTAGACAAACCAGATGAAGATGGAAATGGTGAG ATCTGTTTCTATGGGAGACATGTGTTTATGGGATACCTGAACCAGGTTGAGAAGACTAAGGAAGCCATTGATGAACAAGGCTGGCTTCACTCGGGGGATGTTGGCAAGAAGGACAAAGATGGTTTTCTCTATATCACAGGCAGAATAAAAG AGTTGATTATTACCGCTGGAGGAGAGAATATTGCTCCAGTCCCCGTAGAGGACAATGTGAAAGAGGCGCTTCACTGTGTTAGTAACTGTATGTTGATAGGAGACAAGAGGAAATTTCTGTCCATGCTTATAACATTGAAG TGTAATATGGACCTAAATACAAATGAACCTTTAGAGACATTATCACCAGAATGTCTGACCTGGTGTAAATCTGTTGGAAGTTCGGCTACAACAGTGAATGAGGCAATTGCTGACCAAGCAGTTTTGAAG GCAATTCAAGCGGGTATAGACAAGGCGAATGATAAGTCAATATCAAGAGCAGCTAGGGTACAGAAGTGGTCCATTCTTGGGGCAGATTTCTCAATTCCCGGTGGAGAGCTTG GACCAACACTGAAGTTAAGGAGACCAATTGTAGTGAAGAAATATGAAAAGACAATAGAGGGCTTCTACGCTGAATAA
- the LOC123522822 gene encoding long-chain-fatty-acid--CoA ligase ACSBG2-like isoform X3 — MSDAKSAENVKPQGDQTSEVIVTPTDAAAAGDIDITFGKGDNMGNNSSVPVVATSIRMENGNPDRPTSYGDTVREKKDIDDLLPATSEWTTEMNGTVKIRMGDTGPASSKPTTIPTVLRNTVSRLPNHLALAVKRDGEWKKWTYKQYYDQSVQAAKSFIKLGLEPCHGMGILGFNSPEWYLSYIGAIFAGGKATGIYTTNSAEACEYVLSDCQANIIVVENHMQLQKIIKVWGNLPHLKAIVQYTGEVAERREGIYSWDEFLALSKEVPDSELENRFKMQAPNTCCSLIYTSGTTGNPKAVMISHDNCTWTAEQTGKQLQYREGTEISVTFLPLSHIAAQMLDILIPLRFGISVYFAQPDALKGTLVETLKEVRPTGLLAVPRVWEKIMEKMQGVAAQTTGVKRKIAVWAKEKGKKGAEAQRSGGRMPWGWGIANMLLFKKVRANLGLDRCRLVGSAAAPIMRETLEYFACLNIRIDECYGMSESSGPHTFCTDGAFRITSVGKELSGVQTKLDKPDEDGNGEICFYGRHVFMGYLNQVEKTKEAIDEQGWLHSGDVGKKDKDGFLYITGRIKELIITAGGENIAPVPVEDNVKEALHCVSNCMLIGDKRKFLSMLITLKCNMDLNTNEPLETLSPECLTWCKSVGSSATTVNEAIADQAVLKAIQAGIDKANDKSISRAARVQKWSILGADFSIPGGELGPTLKLRRPIVVKKYEKTIEGFYAE, encoded by the exons TGATGCAAAATCTGCCGAGAATGTGAAACCTCAAGGAGACCAAACGTCAGAAGTGATCGTCACACCTACTGATGCTGCTGCAGCCGGAGATATTGATATAACATTCGGTAAAGGTGACAATATGGGGAATAATAGTTCAGTGCCAGTCGTCGCTACCTCAATCCGAATGGAAAATGGAAATCCGGACAGACCAACTAGTTATGGGGATACAGTCAGAGAAAAAAAAG ATATAGATGACCTGCTGCCAGCCACGTCAGAATGGACCACAGAGATGAATGGTACAGTGAAGATACGTATGGGAGACACTGGCCCAGCATCTTCAAAGCCGACCACTATTCCTACTGTGCTCAGGAATACTGTCAGCAGGTTACCAAATCATCTAGCTTTAG CTGTGAAAAGGGATGGTGAGTGGAAGAAGTGGACATACAAGCAATATTATGACCAGTCAGTCCAGGCGGCTAAAAGTTTTATAAAG CTTGGACTGGAACCTTGTCATGGTATGGGTATATTAGGATTTAATTCTCCAGAATGGTATCTGTCTTATATAGGAGCTATCTTTGCTGG gGGTAAAGCGACCGGGATTTACACAACTAACTCTGCAGAAGCATGTGAATATGTGTTGAGTGATTGTCAAGCTAATATTATTGTTGTAGAGAATCATATGCAGCTTCAGAAGATCATTAAAGTGTGGGGAAACTTGCCTCATTTAAAGGCTATAGTACAATACACAGGCGAAGTGGCGGAAAGAAGGGAAGGAATCTATTCT tggGATGAGTTTTTAGCCTTATCAAAAGAAGTACCTGACTCAGAATTAGAGAATCGATTCAAGATGCAGGCTCCTAACACATGCTGTTCTCTTATATACACG TCGGGAACAACTGGAAATCCTAAAGCTGTGATGATAAGCCATGATAAC TGTACATGGACAGCAGAACAAACGGGGAAACAATTACAATACAGGGAAGGCACGGAAATTAGCGTGACATTCCTTCCACTGAGTCACATTGCAGCACAGATGTTGGACATTCTGATACCACTCAGATTTGGCATTTCTGTTTATTTTGCTCAGCCAGATGCTTTAAAG GGAACACTAGTAGAAACTCTCAAAGAGGTGCGGCCAACAGGATTGCTTGCAGTGCCGAGGGTATGGGAGAAAATCATGGAGAAAATGCAGGGAGTTGCCGCCCAGACGACAGGTGTGAAACGTAAAATTGCTGTCTGGGCCAAGGAGAAGGGAAAGAAAGGAGCAGAGGCTCAAAGGAGTGG TGGAAGAATGCCTTGGGGGTGGGGTATTGCAAATATGCTGCTTTTCAAGAAAGTGCGAGCGAATTTGGGCCTAGATAGATGTCGTTTAGTGGGTTCAGCTGCGGCCCCTATCATGAGGGAGACACTGGAATATTTTGCCTGTCTCAACATTCGTATTGATGAATGTTACGGAATGAGTGAGAGTTCAG GTCCACACACATTCTGCACAGATGGGGCATTTAGAATCACAAGTGTTGGTAAAGAGTTATCTGGAGTGCAGACCAAATTAGACAAACCAGATGAAGATGGAAATGGTGAG ATCTGTTTCTATGGGAGACATGTGTTTATGGGATACCTGAACCAGGTTGAGAAGACTAAGGAAGCCATTGATGAACAAGGCTGGCTTCACTCGGGGGATGTTGGCAAGAAGGACAAAGATGGTTTTCTCTATATCACAGGCAGAATAAAAG AGTTGATTATTACCGCTGGAGGAGAGAATATTGCTCCAGTCCCCGTAGAGGACAATGTGAAAGAGGCGCTTCACTGTGTTAGTAACTGTATGTTGATAGGAGACAAGAGGAAATTTCTGTCCATGCTTATAACATTGAAG TGTAATATGGACCTAAATACAAATGAACCTTTAGAGACATTATCACCAGAATGTCTGACCTGGTGTAAATCTGTTGGAAGTTCGGCTACAACAGTGAATGAGGCAATTGCTGACCAAGCAGTTTTGAAG GCAATTCAAGCGGGTATAGACAAGGCGAATGATAAGTCAATATCAAGAGCAGCTAGGGTACAGAAGTGGTCCATTCTTGGGGCAGATTTCTCAATTCCCGGTGGAGAGCTTG GACCAACACTGAAGTTAAGGAGACCAATTGTAGTGAAGAAATATGAAAAGACAATAGAGGGCTTCTACGCTGAATAA